In Myotis daubentonii chromosome 6, mMyoDau2.1, whole genome shotgun sequence, a genomic segment contains:
- the LOC132237630 gene encoding peroxiredoxin-4-like has translation MDHRSRSRSRGLSRIPGTQTRTPSAPLPLHVEQEAREGEEWEQGELARQRTATNLPVQSGELADNVMVSKPAPYWEGTAVINGDFKELKLTDYRGKYLVFFFYPLDFTFVCPTEIMAFSDRIEEFRSINTEVVACSVDSQFAHLAWINTPRRQGGLGPIKIPLLSDLTHQIAKDYGVYLEDSGHSLRGLFIIDDKGILRQMTLNDLPVGRSVDETLRLVQAFQYTAKHGEVCPAGWKPGSETIIPDPVGKLKYFDKLN, from the coding sequence ATGGATCACCGAAGCCGATCTCGCAGCAGAGGCCTGAGCCGAATCCCCGGGACTCAGACCCGAACCCCCAGTGCCCCACTCCCCTTGCACGTGGAACaggaggccagggaaggagaAGAATGGGAGCAGGGAGAGCTTGCTCGTCAGAGGACTGCTACCAACCTGCCCGTGCAAAGTGGAGAGTTGGCAGACAATGTTATGGTTTCCAAGCCAGCACCTTATTGGGAAGGAACCGCTGTGATAAATGGAGACTTTAAGGAGCTCAAGTTAACTGATTATCGTGGAAAATACCTGGTTTTCTTCTTCTACCCACTTGATTTCACCTTCGTGTGTCCAACTGAAATTATGGCCTTCAGTGATCGAATTGAAGAATTCAGATCCATAAACACGGAAGTGGTAGCATGCTCTGTCGATTCACAGTTCGCCCATTTGGCCTGGATTAACACGCCTAGAAGGCAAGGAGGACTTGGGCCAATAAAGATTCCACTTCTTTCAGATTTGACCCATCAGATCGCAAAGGACTATGGCGTATACCTGGAAGACTCGGGCCACAGCCTTAGAGGTCTCTTCATTATCGATGACAAAGGGATCCTAAGACAGATGACTCTGAATGACCTTCCTGTGGGTAGATCGGTGGATGAGACACTGCGTTTGGTCCAAGCATTCCAGTACACCGCTAAACATGGAGAAGTCTGTCCTGCTGGCTGGAAACCTGGTAGTGAAACAATAATTCCAGATCCAGTTGGAAAACTGAAGTATTTTGACAAACTGAACTGA